Proteins encoded by one window of Bradyrhizobium sp. B097:
- a CDS encoding excisionase, with the protein MSDDASITDDTPLRLAVAAELAFHGGGMTVSGLRLEASRGRLEIWRIARKDVTTLAAIREMRRLCQIPSAKLQSSAPVTVDSGESAPAACRATIETLRKRLSKEKRK; encoded by the coding sequence GTGAGCGACGACGCTTCTATCACCGACGACACACCGCTGCGCCTTGCGGTGGCCGCCGAGCTGGCGTTCCATGGTGGCGGCATGACGGTGAGCGGGCTCCGGCTGGAAGCGTCGCGAGGACGCCTTGAGATCTGGCGGATCGCCCGCAAGGATGTCACCACGCTCGCCGCCATTCGTGAAATGCGGAGGCTGTGTCAGATCCCTTCGGCGAAGCTGCAAAGCTCGGCGCCTGTCACCGTGGACAGCGGAGAATCGGCACCGGCCGCGTGCAGAGCGACCATCGAAACGCTGAGAAAGCGCCTGTCGAAAGAAAAGAGGAAATAG